The Pyxidicoccus sp. MSG2 DNA segment CGACGCCGTGGCCTCCACGGGCGGCGAGAGCGCGCGCTTCCTCGTGGAACGCGGCGCGCGCGCCGTGATTGCGTGCGACGCCGACGTGACGGCGGTGGAGGCGGCGCAGAAGGCCCACGGAGGCCCCGCGCTGCGCTTCCGCGCCAACGTCTACGACGACTTCGAGGCGGGCAGCTTCGACGTGGTGCTGATCGCCGACCTGGCGCCGTACGTGAAGGCGCCGGAGCTGCTGGCGGAGCTGGCGCGGCTGGTGACGAAGCATGGCTTCCTCGTGGGCGGCCTGCGCAATGTCGCGGGCCTGTCGCTGCCGCAGTTGCTGGAGCCGGAGGAGGGCGTGCCGCCCACGTACGGGCTCTTGCTGGACGCGCTCTCCGTCCACTTCCCGCACGTGGAGGTGGCCACGCAGTCGCCGGTGCTGGGCTACCAGCTCGCCTTCGAGCGCGGCGAGGGGCTCCAGGTGGACGGCACCCTCGTCAATACCAGCGAGGCGGCCTACTTCCTGGTGGTGGCGGGGCAGGAGCCGGCGCGGGTGGTGGACCCCACGTGGGTGCAGCTGCCGCCGGAGCCGCTGGCCTTCACCCGCGGGAAGCTGGACGAGGTGGTGGCGCGCGCGAAGTCCTGGGAGGACCGCAGCGCGCGGCTGAAGGAATCACTGACGAAGCTGCGCGCGGAGCTGACGGACCGCGAGGCGGAGGCCGCGGCGCTGCGGCCGGCGCTGGAGGTGGCTCGCGACGAGGTGGCGCGGCTCACCGCGCAGTTGGAGCTGGCGCGCGGCACCCGGGAGTCGCAGCGCGAGCGGGATGATTTGTCCGGGAAGCTGCGCCGCCGCGAGCTGGAGCTCCAGGTGGCGACGGAGCGGATGGCGGACGCGGACCGCCGGCTCGCGGCGCAGCGGCTGGAGGTGGAGGCCGCGCAGCGCGCCCAGGCGGACGCGGGCGTGCAGGTGCTGGCCGCACAGGAGTCGCTGCGGCTGGAGCGGGCCCGGCGTGAGGAGACCCTCGCTTCGCTGGAGGAGGCCCGGGAGCGGCTGACCCAGGCCTACTCGCAGGTGCGCGAGCTCCAGGACGAGCTGTCCACGCTGCGCATCGACCGGGAGAAGGACCGGCTGGCGGCGGAGCGCGCCGTGGAGCAGTCCGAGGACCGGCGCAGGGCGGCGGAGGCCGCGCGCGAGCGGGAGCTGCGAATCGCCGAGCAGTACTCGGCGGCGCTGGCGGCCGTGGAGCACCTGAAGGCCGAGTCCGCGCGGGTGGAGGAGCTGTCCCGCGACTCCGGCACGGCGGTGGCGGTGAAGGAGGCCGAGCTGGCGCGCGTGGCGCGTGAGCTGGCCGACGCGAGGCAGCGGACCGCTTCCGCGGAAGGGGCGCGCAAGGACGCGGAGGAGCGGCTGGAGGCGCTCCAGGCCGAGTCCCGCGGGGTGGAGACGGAGCTGACCGCTTCGCGCGAGGCGGAGGCCCGGCTTCGCGGCGAGGTGGAGGCGCTCACGCGCGATGAGGCGGCCTCCCGGGCCCTGGCGGCGCGGCTGGAGGAGTCGCTCCACGAGGCGACGGCACGGCTGGAGGCGCTGGAGGCGGAGCGCTCGCGGACCGAGGCGCGGCTGGGGCAGGCGCTGGAGACCGAGCGCGCGGGGCTGCGGGAGCGGCTGGAGTCGCTCGAGCAGGCGCTGGAAGGCGCGCGCGACCGGGCGGAGTCGTTGTCCGGAAAGGTCCGCGACGAGGTGGCGGCCCGGGCGGACAGCGAAGCCCGGCGGCTGGAGCTGGAGGCGGAGCGCGAGGCGCTGGTGCGGCGCGTGGTGGAGCTGGAGGCGGAGTCCTCCGCGCGCGCCCGGACGCAGCGGCAGGAGTTCGAAGAGGCCCTCCAGACCGCGCGGGCGGAGCTGGAGTCGGCGCACGCGGAGCGGCACGCCTCGGAGGCGCGGGCGTCGCAGGTGCGCGGCGAGCTGGACGCGGAGCGACAGGCGCGGACCTCTCTGGAAGAGGCGCTGCGGCTGGCCCGTGAGGGGCTGGAGGATGCGGCGCGGCGGCTGTCCGAGGCCGAGTCCGCCCTGGCGCACACGCGGGAGACGCTCGACGCGGAGGTGCGGCGGCGCACCGAGCTGGAGACGGGGCTGGCCGAGGTCCGGGCCACGCTGGAGTCCGAGCGCGAAGGACGTGCTCAGTCCGGCTCCGCGCTGGAGGCGCTGCGCGCGAAGCTGGAGGCGGAGCGCGAGGTGCGGGGCGGGGCGGAGACGGCGCTGGCGGAGGCCCGCGAAGGATTGGAGGAGGCGCGCCAGGCGCTCGCCCAGGCACGGGACGCGCTGTCCACGGAGCAGGAGCGGCGCGCCCGGTGGGAAGCGGCGCTCGCGGACGCGCAGGCCCAGCTCCAGGACGAGGCGCAGCGGCGGACCCGGGCGGAGGCGGCCCTCGAAGAGGCGGCGCAGGGGCGTGCTCGGGCGGAGGCGGCCCTCGAGGAGTCCCAGGCCCGGCTCCAGCTGGAGACCCGGCAGCGCACCCAGGCCGAGGCGGACGCGGCGGAGGTCAGGGCGCGGCTCACGCAGGACGCCGATGAGGCGCAAGCCCGGCTCACGCAGGAGTCGGAGCAACGCGCTCAGGTCGCGGCGGAAGCGCAGGCCCGGCTCCAGGAGGAGGCGCGTCAGCGGGCCCTGGCGGAGGCCGCTTCGGCGGAGTCGCAGACGCGGCTCCTGGAAGAAGCGCGTCAGCGGGCCCTGACGGAGGCTGCTTCGGCGGACCTCGAGGCGCGTCTCCAGGATGAGGAGGCGAAGCACGCCCGGGCCACGGCGGCGTTGGCGGAGGCGGAGGCCGGACTCGCGGCCGAGGCGCAGCAGCGCTCCCGGCTGGAGCTGGCGCTTCAGGACGAGGCTCAGCAGCGGGCTCGGGCGGAAGCGTCGCTGGTGGCGGTCCGCGAGGAGCTCGCCGCTTCGAGCGAGGCGCGCGAGCGGGTGGAGGCCCGCACCCAGGCGACCCTGACGGAGGCCCGGGACGCCCTGGCCTCCGAGCGCGAGCATCGCGAGCGGGTGGAGGCCGAGCTCACCGGGATGCGCGAGCGCGCCTTCGGTGCCGACGAGGTCGTCACCCGGCTCCAGGCCGAGGCGCAGTCGGAACGCGAGGGCCGCG contains these protein-coding regions:
- a CDS encoding methyltransferase domain-containing protein gives rise to the protein MHHTFRRMGPSELLPRYIFAESLFARRRVLEVDAVASTGGESARFLVERGARAVIACDADVTAVEAAQKAHGGPALRFRANVYDDFEAGSFDVVLIADLAPYVKAPELLAELARLVTKHGFLVGGLRNVAGLSLPQLLEPEEGVPPTYGLLLDALSVHFPHVEVATQSPVLGYQLAFERGEGLQVDGTLVNTSEAAYFLVVAGQEPARVVDPTWVQLPPEPLAFTRGKLDEVVARAKSWEDRSARLKESLTKLRAELTDREAEAAALRPALEVARDEVARLTAQLELARGTRESQRERDDLSGKLRRRELELQVATERMADADRRLAAQRLEVEAAQRAQADAGVQVLAAQESLRLERARREETLASLEEARERLTQAYSQVRELQDELSTLRIDREKDRLAAERAVEQSEDRRRAAEAARERELRIAEQYSAALAAVEHLKAESARVEELSRDSGTAVAVKEAELARVARELADARQRTASAEGARKDAEERLEALQAESRGVETELTASREAEARLRGEVEALTRDEAASRALAARLEESLHEATARLEALEAERSRTEARLGQALETERAGLRERLESLEQALEGARDRAESLSGKVRDEVAARADSEARRLELEAEREALVRRVVELEAESSARARTQRQEFEEALQTARAELESAHAERHASEARASQVRGELDAERQARTSLEEALRLAREGLEDAARRLSEAESALAHTRETLDAEVRRRTELETGLAEVRATLESEREGRAQSGSALEALRAKLEAEREVRGGAETALAEAREGLEEARQALAQARDALSTEQERRARWEAALADAQAQLQDEAQRRTRAEAALEEAAQGRARAEAALEESQARLQLETRQRTQAEADAAEVRARLTQDADEAQARLTQESEQRAQVAAEAQARLQEEARQRALAEAASAESQTRLLEEARQRALTEAASADLEARLQDEEAKHARATAALAEAEAGLAAEAQQRSRLELALQDEAQQRARAEASLVAVREELAASSEARERVEARTQATLTEARDALASEREHRERVEAELTGMRERAFGADEVVTRLQAEAQSEREGRVRAQAARAEVQEALDVEREERARLDAALASARTDLQGEREARTGLDSALTLARTQLDAERDERTRLDAALVSARAELEAERQGRSEGEAGLAQLRARLEAEQLARVDAEAALARVQAALSAEQEARSEAGSALTQARSALESLRSDAAAREQARQERLEAAERVMAEQQRVLEEERAAAKAREQESEAAVARLEARLAETLATREAEAARGATLEQSLAEAEAARRATEAQLSERDWSLQELQAQVARLREQVGEGESEARRLTEAATAHEQALAEAREALTRQEELSRKKLEALDAEVEEALIRAERQQRQLESLGAERAREQEEAQLALEAARQEVVSLRAELGHVVAARQEIMRLGAELQRAMAALHERGMHIARLDAELVDAQDRLAGQRENAELLMVQLETARRFAGKATAMESSLEAERAALDALREVARAEKERATALEARLAEAHEGASAARADLEARLEDVTARRAALDSQLAEATATVDAQRAELETRQADIARFEARQAELEARLADLSSSAEAQRTELETRLTEATARAEAQRTALDARLTEATDRFEAERSELQSRLADVSERAEADRRELESRLANLTAQAEADRHELESRLTNLTAQAEADRRELESKLADATTRAEAERAALEQQLAAATARFDADRAALDTRRAELEAAASESTTALQSLQERLGRAESERTALSSERERLQSDLTVARAARVRLEGRITALETTSTDAVRILDAERAERERLAQSLEETRQQLQKREGSSAERLKTLLTEVTALKEQVTTLGTEKQSLLEDRAERARLETRVREQQERLSALEAERKDLLASVEELKASAQPEAVLEMAAEMEQLQTLVEELQQKLAAQETELGALRRQAARAGANPVQEIYERANAELNAVKNELSRRSATPPAAPGGTAGRLPTIPQAKPGRTAMPALDLPPTPAPKKPDERE